One segment of Phragmites australis chromosome 13, lpPhrAust1.1, whole genome shotgun sequence DNA contains the following:
- the LOC133887660 gene encoding protein BIC1-like: MASSSDLEAVPVHVEVEQPAEACDSGSGSATTTTEESEAVVQEQHGTAPEPDHHDAAAPEQAAEVSPWKEPEEEKQPVAKEERELKAPGDDHQESTRERLKRHRQEMAGRVWVPEMWGQEKLLKDWVDCAVFDRPLVPTGLLTARRALIAECCTRRPDRTSTAASAGSGPLRVQNGCI; encoded by the coding sequence ATGGCGTCCTCCAGCGACCTCGAAGCGGTGCCGGTGCATGTGGAGGTGGAGCAGCCGGCCGAGGCATGCGACAGTGGAAGCGGCTCGGCAACGACCACGACGGAAGAGAGCGAGGCGGTCGTCCAGGAGCAGCATGGCACGGCGCCCGAGCCCGATCACCATGATGCGGCGGCGCCAGAGCAGGCCGCGGAGGTGTCGCCATGGAAGGAGCCCGAGGAGGAGAAGCAGCCAGTGGCCAAGGAGGAAAGGGAGCTGAAGGCGCCTGGGGATGATCATCAGGAGAGCACGCGGGAGAGGCTGAAGCGGCACAGGCAGGAGATGGCCGGCAGGGTGTGGGTGCCGGAGATGTGGGGGCAGGAGAAGCTCCTCAAGGACTGGGTGGACTGCGCCGTCTTCGACCGCCCGCTCGTGCCGACGGGGCTGCTCACGGCGCGCCGGGCGCTCATCGCCGAGTGCTGCACGCGCCGCCCGGACAGAACGTCGACAGCAGCCTCGGCCGGCTCCGGCCCTCTACGGGTGCAGAACGGCTGCATCTGA